TCCCCATTTTTAGCTCCATATGCACTTCCACTAACTGCTGTAACTGCACTTCCAATAGCTGTTAGGGGCATGATTGCAAATAAATATAATCGGTTTCCTGAACTAAAAGCTGCAATTCCATATTCTCCACCAATAGTAGCTATAAATGATAAATACATTGACATTGCTATTGACATTACAAACATGTCTATTGAAGCTGGAATTCCTACTTTTAATATGTCTTTAACTATATTTGAATCCCATTTAAATTTTTTAAGTTTAACATCAATATATGTGTCTTTTTTAATTAAGATCCAGTATAAAATTACACAGGCTGATGAAACAGAACTAAATACTGTTGCAAGCGATGCTCCAGCTGACCCAAATCCTAATACATAAATAAAAATTGGGTCTAGTATTGCATTTAGAATAACAGATACAATTACAGCATACATCGCTCTTTTCATATCTCCTTCACCACGAAGGATTCCACTTGCACCATTTGCAAACATAAATCCTATTAAACCTAAAAATAGTGGTGTTGCATAATTTAATGCTTCATCTAATGCCTGGCCTGTTGCACCATATGAAATAAGTAATGTTTTTTGAGAAATTAATAATACGATTGTTAAGATAATTGATGCTATTAAAATAATCAAAAGGGAGTGTTCAGCTGATTGAGATGCTTTTTGTTGGTTTTTTGCACCTACAAAACGACTAATACTACTTGTAGCTCCACTACCTAAACCTACACTTACTCCATTCAAAATCATAAAGATTGGAGTTACAAAACCAATTCCTGCAATTGCAGCTTGACCAAGTCCAGCTATCCAAATTCCATCAATAATATTATAAGAAGCTGTTAAAAGCATGGAAATCATAATGGGAATAGCTAATTTTCTAACAGCTATTTCTGGATTTCCTCTCATTACTTCAACATTTTTATTTGCCATATTCATATTATTGCGGTAATAATTAATAAATATTATTAATGTTTTTTTAATTTAAATCAATGGATTTGGCTGTTAACTGTTTAAATGTTTCATAAAA
This DNA window, taken from Methanobrevibacter oralis, encodes the following:
- a CDS encoding MATE family efflux transporter yields the protein MANKNVEVMRGNPEIAVRKLAIPIMISMLLTASYNIIDGIWIAGLGQAAIAGIGFVTPIFMILNGVSVGLGSGATSSISRFVGAKNQQKASQSAEHSLLIILIASIILTIVLLISQKTLLISYGATGQALDEALNYATPLFLGLIGFMFANGASGILRGEGDMKRAMYAVIVSVILNAILDPIFIYVLGFGSAGASLATVFSSVSSACVILYWILIKKDTYIDVKLKKFKWDSNIVKDILKVGIPASIDMFVMSIAMSMYLSFIATIGGEYGIAAFSSGNRLYLFAIMPLTAIGSAVTAVSGSAYGAKNGEYISRAHIFGSKFGILFGSAVTILLVVFAPQLSLLFAYTSDTAALVPGITQYLRIACLCLPFTGAGMVSSFLYQGLGKGFMSLSWTIIREVIFTVSLTYLFGIIIGWGLIGIWSGIALGRTLASVLNFITARFTIRHVRSNLVK